Proteins co-encoded in one Leptodactylus fuscus isolate aLepFus1 chromosome 4, aLepFus1.hap2, whole genome shotgun sequence genomic window:
- the LOC142201106 gene encoding LOW QUALITY PROTEIN: forkhead activin signal transducer 3-like (The sequence of the model RefSeq protein was modified relative to this genomic sequence to represent the inferred CDS: inserted 1 base in 1 codon; deleted 1 base in 1 codon), with the protein MGLSQEMNLLVSAPGEVTCRYQGSSLLQAHITPSTTSCEDNXLAMAPQTGPSNREKTNPPENPQDSEVPKKMEKTPGKKNYQRYDKPPYSYLALIALVIQQAPEKRLKLPQILRDISALFSFFQGGYKGWKDSIRHNLSANDCFIKVLKDPARPQGKGNYWAVDVSRIPADAMKLQNTAVTRQECLYDYDLAPYILHGQPYRPQESHHHHPPEPIRDPITQTNSSVPDPAATFPNILWNLPTSYTTCVAPNVVAPPSIHPFQLYPNFALSMQSYMASTSSNPPYQIWSQLPLPPPPLDINTSIDFPPNKTVFDIPGPPPAPRISHFRGSACQ; encoded by the exons ATGGGGCTCTCCCAGGAAATGAATCTTTTGGTGTCGGCTCCTG GTGAGGTGACCTGCAGATATCAAGGCTCC TCCCTGCTCCAAGCTCACATCACACCCAGCACTACAAGCTGTGAGGACA ATTTGGCTATGGCTCCACAAACTGGCCCTTCCAACAGAGAGAAGACAAATCCTCCAGAGAACCCACAAGACTCAGAGGTTCCTAAGAAAATGGAGAAGACGCCTGGGAAGAAGAATTACCAGAGATACGACAAACCTCCATATTCCTACCTGGCCCTGATCGCCTTGGTTATCCAGCAGGCCCCAGAGAAGCGGCTCAAGCTGCCCCAG ATTCTACGAGACATCAGCGCCTTGTTCTCGTTTTTCCAAGGCGGATACAAAGGCTGGAAAGACTCCATCAGACACAACTTGTCAGCCAATGACTGCTTCATAAAG gTTCTGAAAGATCCGGCCAGACCTCAAGGCAAAGGAAACTACTGGGCAGTGGATGTGAGTCGGATTCCTGCGGACGCCATGAAGCTGCAGAACACGGCGGTGACGCGGCAGGAGTGTCTCTATGACTATGACCTCGCCCCCTACATTCTCCATGGACAGCCCTACAGACCCCAGGaatcccatcatcatcatcctccagaGCCCATCAGAGATCCCATCACACAGACCAATTCTTCTGTTCCAGACCCGGCAGCGACCTTCCCGAATATCCTGTGGAACTTACCCACCTCATACACCACCTGTGTGGCCCCTAATGTGGTGGCCCCTCCCAGCATTCACCCTTTCCAGCTTTACCCCAATTTTGCCTTATCCATGCAGAGTTACATGGCCAGCACCTCTAGTAATCCCCCTTACCAAATCTGGTCACAATTACCCCTCCCCCCGCCGCCCCTGGACATAAATACTTCAATCGATTTCCCCCCCAACAAAACAGTGTTTGACATCCCCGGACCTCCCCCCGCACCAAGGATTTCTCACTTTCGAGGATCTGCTTGTCAGTAA
- the ABHD11 gene encoding sn-1-specific diacylglycerol lipase ABHD11: MPLPVSQVCGGGNRTRELLTRIVFGALRRPSHLTHRKTHGGIVTLSYDLYDGTAPGSPLVLLHGLFGSKSNFQSIARALVRRTGRKVLTVDARNHGTSPHCDVVTYPAMSADVRHLLRQLKISTCVLIGHSMGGKTAMTLALEEPAMVERLVSVDISPSPTRPQTGFPQYIRVMQNVSLEGKMPRSTARRLADEQLSTTVKESSIRQFLLTNLVQENGHFKWRVNLDAISNHLQDILDFPECHSSYTGPTLFLGGANSPYISSENYPDIERLFPNASVEYIEGAGHWVHAERPQDFLNAICNFVEST, encoded by the exons ATGCCGCTACCGGTGTCTCAGGTGTGTGGCGGGGGCAACCGGACTCGGGAACTGTTAACAAGGATCGTATTCGGAGCATTAAGAAGACCTTCGCATCTAACTCACCGGAAAACCCATGGCGG CATTGTCACTTTGTCCTATGACTTGTATGACGGAACGGCGCCCGGGTCACCCCTGGTTTTGCTTCATGGATTGTTCGGTAGTAAATCAAACTTTCAGTCTATTGCTCGAGCTTTGGTGCGGCGGACTGGCAGAAAG GTGCTGACAGTAGACGCTCGCAACCACGGCACCAGTCCACATTGTGATGTTGTCACGTACCCTGCTATGAGCGCTGATGTGCGGCACCTCCTGCGGCAGCTGAAGATTTCTACTTGTGTCCTAATTGGTCACAGCATGGGCGGCAAAACTGCGATGACCCTGGCGCTAGAGGAG CCGGCCATGGTGGAGCGCTTGGTATCGGTGGACATTAGTCCTAGTCCTACACGACCGCAGACGGGATTCCCTCAGTATATCCGGGTGATGCAGAATGTGAGCTTGGAAGGGAAGATGCCGAGGTCTACGGCCAGGAGACTGGCAGATGAGCAGCTCAGCACAACAGTCAAG GAATCTTCTATTCGCCAGTTTTTATTAACCAACCTTGTGCAAGAGAACGGTCACTTTAAGTGGAGAGTCAATCTTGACGCCATCTCAAATCATCTGCAAGACATCTTAGACTTCCCGGAGTGTCATTCCTCTTACACCGGGCCGACGCTCTTCCTGGGAGGAGCCAATTCTCCGTATATTAG CTCAGAGAATTATCCAGACATAGAACGTCTCTTTCCAAACGCCAGCGTGGAGTACATCGAAGGTGCAGGACACTGGGTACACGCCGAGCGGCCACAGGATTTCCTCAACGCCATCTGCAACTTTGTAGAGTCAACGTAA